The following is a genomic window from Mycobacterium parmense.
ACTGCCACGCTGGCTGAGCGAATGCTAGGCGAGGAGTTACAGAAGATCCCTGGTGATCCCGAGGTGCGAAACCTGCTCAACTGGCACGCGGTGGAAGAGCTGGAGCACAAATCGGTTGCCTTCGACGTTTACCGGTCGGTCCGCGGGCCGGAGTGGCTTCGCATCGGTGTGATGGGGGTTTTATACGTTCTGGCCATCCCGGTGATAACGATCGGCGTGTTGCTGTCCATCGCGACGGACCCTAAAGGGTGGCATCCGATCAAAGTGACGCGTCAAGCGCGTGCTGTGTTTCGAGGCCCGCTGCTCAAGGGTTTGATGGCCGACCTGCGCATCTACATGAAACCCGGCTTTCATCCCGACGATGTCGACACCCGTGCGCTGCTGAACAAGTGGCAGCAGGAACTGTTCGGGACCCATGGCACCCTTGTGGGTTACCAAAAGTAGCAGCAAGTCCGGCGAGCCCGAATTGAGTACAAAAGTCGAGATTGAACAGTTACCTGCTGCCGAGCGTGTCACTCCTGACCATGACGTCGTCATTGTGGGCGCTGGGTTCGGCGGTATCGGCGCCGGTATCGCCTTGCAACGGAGAGGTATTCACGACTTTGTCATCGTCGACAAGTGGGATCGGGTGGGCGGCACCTGGCATGCGAACACATATCCGGGTGTGGCGGTGGATATTCCGTCGTTTGTCTACAGCTTTTCCTACGAGCAGCGCGGTGATTGGTCGCGGATCTTCGCTCCGGGTGACGAGCTTCGGGATTACGCCGATGACGTCGTGGACCAATACGGCCTGCGTGAGAAGCTTCGGTTGAACACCACCGTCGCCTCGGCGGTGTTTGATGAGCACAACAGTCTATGGCGATTGACCGCCGCCGGCAACCAGGAGATCACGAGCCGATATGTCGTAATGGCGGTCGGCGGCCTGGAACGCCCGAAGATGCCCGATATCCCAGGTTTGGACGAGTACGGGGGTGCGCTCGTGCACACCGCGCTATGGGATCACGACGTGGTGCTGGCCGGTAAGCGCGTCGCGGTGATCGGCACGGGCGCCACGGCGCTCCAGCTTGTCCCGGCCATCGTTGACGAGGTCGAACATCTGACCGTCTTCCAGCGAACGCCGATCTGGGTGTTCCCCAAACCGGATATGGAGATCAAGTCCGTCGGCCGATGGGTCCTGGGCCGTAAACGAATCCGCTCGGCTATCCGCACGGTGGGCACTGTCGCAACTGAGATCGGGATGGCGGGGATGTGGGTCGGTCCAGGGTGGCTAGTGAACGGGACTCGCCAGCTGCTCGAGCTAGCTACACGCCGCTGGATGCGTCGGCAAATCGAGGATCCAGTAATTCGGGAGAAGCTGATCCCACACTATGGCTTGGGCTGCAAGCGCCCATCGATGTCAAACGACTACCTCCGCACATTCAACCGCGAAGATGTCAGCCTGGTCACCGATGCGATCGAGTGCATAACCAGGAAGGGGGTGCGGACAGTGGATGGTGTAGAGCACGAGGTCGACGTGTTGATATGCGCGACCGGGTTCAAGCTGTGGGATACGGGTGCAGTGCCACCCTTTCCCGTCATCGGGCGCGACGGCATCGATCTCGGGCGGTTCTGGTATGAGCAGAGATACCAGTCGTATCAAGGCGTGTCTGTTCCCAAATTTCCGAACATGTTCTCCATCACTGGGCCTTATGGCTTCGTGCTGGGATCATATCTGTGGATGATCGAAGCGACGTCGGCTCATCTGAGCCGCGCTATAGCCGAGGCGAAGCGCTGCGGCGCGACGGTCTGCGAGATACGTCAGGAAGTCCACGACGAGTATTTCCGGAAGTGTTTGAAGCGCCAGGAAAAGAACTTTCTGTTCACTCCGACCTGCGCGGATTCGAATACCTACTATATCAACAGCCAGGGCGATTCACCGTTTCGGCCGTCGACGCATGGCGAAATGTATTGGCAGAACCGACATTACAACCTTGATGTCTACCGCTACAGTACGGGCGTTAAGCTTCCGGGTGCGAT
Proteins encoded in this region:
- a CDS encoding metal-dependent hydrolase, with product MAPERPAKKAYPKTRRIRFSFGDPQPMQRHFVEGDIVLSHLVALLSGIFPPGEELFIRSVRRFADRVTDPELKKRVAGFIGQESVHGQEHRRLNEQLVDRGYPLVSFFMFDANSRRQRLLVRIENLLPARVPLAVTAAAEHFTATLAERMLGEELQKIPGDPEVRNLLNWHAVEELEHKSVAFDVYRSVRGPEWLRIGVMGVLYVLAIPVITIGVLLSIATDPKGWHPIKVTRQARAVFRGPLLKGLMADLRIYMKPGFHPDDVDTRALLNKWQQELFGTHGTLVGYQK
- a CDS encoding flavin-containing monooxygenase gives rise to the protein MAPLWVTKSSSKSGEPELSTKVEIEQLPAAERVTPDHDVVIVGAGFGGIGAGIALQRRGIHDFVIVDKWDRVGGTWHANTYPGVAVDIPSFVYSFSYEQRGDWSRIFAPGDELRDYADDVVDQYGLREKLRLNTTVASAVFDEHNSLWRLTAAGNQEITSRYVVMAVGGLERPKMPDIPGLDEYGGALVHTALWDHDVVLAGKRVAVIGTGATALQLVPAIVDEVEHLTVFQRTPIWVFPKPDMEIKSVGRWVLGRKRIRSAIRTVGTVATEIGMAGMWVGPGWLVNGTRQLLELATRRWMRRQIEDPVIREKLIPHYGLGCKRPSMSNDYLRTFNREDVSLVTDAIECITRKGVRTVDGVEHEVDVLICATGFKLWDTGAVPPFPVIGRDGIDLGRFWYEQRYQSYQGVSVPKFPNMFSITGPYGFVLGSYLWMIEATSAHLSRAIAEAKRCGATVCEIRQEVHDEYFRKCLKRQEKNFLFTPTCADSNTYYINSQGDSPFRPSTHGEMYWQNRHYNLDVYRYSTGVKLPGAIGAMRKENA